Genomic window (Sphingosinicella microcystinivorans):
TTGCCTTCCGGGCGCGCGCGAACGCCCACATCGCCGCGCCGAGACCCGCCCAGAGCGCCAGCGCCGCGGCCTCCGGCAGGCGTTCGCCCGCGTCCGCGAGGATCGTCCATGCCGAATAGATCGCCACGCCCGCGAGCGCGAGCACCCCCACCCACGCAGCCAGCACGGGAAAGCCGCCAGCTCCCGAGCCGCGCCGGAGCGCGAGGCTCGACAGGCAGGCGCCGATGAAGGCAACCGCGAAGCCCATCGCACCGATCTGCACCAGCGGTTCGATGAAGGCGCGGCCCACGAGACCGCCGAGGAGCGCGATCACGCCCACGAACAGCACGGCGTTCGCGGGCGTGCCGTTCTTCGAATGCACGCACGCGAGCGCTGACGGCAGGGCGCCGTCCTGCGCCAGCGCATAGAGCAGCCGCGAGGCCGCGAACATCGCCGCGTTCCACGCGCTGAGCAGCGCGACGACGCCGGCGACGAGCACGATACGGCCGCCCCACGGACCCGCCACCGCCTCCATCGCCGCCACCACCGGAAGCTCCGCGCCGTCGAGGACACCGCGCGGCGCGGCGAAGGCGGTGGCGGTGATGACGGCGACGTAGAACAGCGTCGTCAGCAGGATCACCATGCCGAGCAAACCGGCGAGCGCGCGCGCCGCCGGGCGTTCCCGCGCCTCGCCGAGCGCCTGCGGCAGCGCGTTGAAACCGCAGAACCACGCCGGCACCATCACGAGCACGGCGAGCACGCCGCGCCACGGCGCCTCCGCAGGCAGAAACCCCGGCTCCAGATTGGCGGGCGTACCTCCGGCGAAACCGATGGCGACGAATCCGAAGCTCAGCAGCACCTTGCCCACCGTGACCGCCACCTGCACGCGCGCCGATTGGCGCGCGCCGAAATAGTTGATCGCGGTGAAGAACAGCGCGCCGCCGATGATGACGGCAAGGTCGAGCAGGCGCACCGGCACGCCGACCGACGTGTAGAGCGTCGGCCCGGTGAAATCCGGCACCAGCACGCCGAGCAGCCACGCGAGCGCCAGCCCTTCGAAGCCGCAGATGCCGACGTAGCCGAGAAGCGCGCTCCAGCCGACCACGAAGCCCCAGCCGCGCCCGAACGCCATCGAGACATAGCCGTACTCGCCGTTCGCCTCCGGCGCCCGCGTCGCGGCCTCGGCGTAGCAGAGCGCGACGAGCCCCATCACCGCGCCGCCGACGAGGAACGCGAGTGCGGCCCCCAGCGGTCCCGCGCGCGCGATCCAGCCGCCGGTCACGACGATCCAGCCGACGCCGATCGTCGTCCCCATGCCGATCGCGGCCAGCTGCAACGGCGTGAGCGTGCGCCGAAGGCCGGGTGCGCTCACCCGCGCGTTTCCGCGAACAGGCGTTTCAGCGCCGGCTTGTCGATCTTTTCGGTCGGCGTCTTGGGCAGCAGGTCGAGGAACAGGACGTGCTCCGGCACCATGTAGCGCGCCATGCGCCCTTCGCAGTAGGCGCGCAGCTCGTCGTCGGTGAGCACGGCGCCGGGGCGGAGCACCACCGCGACGGCGACGTCCTCCTCCGTCGCCGGGCTCGGCACGCCGAACGCCGCGGCCTCGAACACCGCCGGATGCGTCTCGATGGCGCGCTCGATCTCGAGCGCCGACATGTTCTCGCCGCGGCGGCGGATGATGTCCTTCTTCCGGCCCGCGAAATAGAGATTGCCCGCCGCGTCCAGCCGCCCGAGGTCGCCCGTGTAATACCAGCCGTCGCGGATCAGCTCCGCGTTCACCTCGGGCATGCCGAGATAGCCGCTGAACATCAGCGTCGGATCGTGGGGCCGCGTGACGATCTCGCCGACCTCGCCGGTGGGAACC
Coding sequences:
- a CDS encoding APC family permease — translated: MSAPGLRRTLTPLQLAAIGMGTTIGVGWIVVTGGWIARAGPLGAALAFLVGGAVMGLVALCYAEAATRAPEANGEYGYVSMAFGRGWGFVVGWSALLGYVGICGFEGLALAWLLGVLVPDFTGPTLYTSVGVPVRLLDLAVIIGGALFFTAINYFGARQSARVQVAVTVGKVLLSFGFVAIGFAGGTPANLEPGFLPAEAPWRGVLAVLVMVPAWFCGFNALPQALGEARERPAARALAGLLGMVILLTTLFYVAVITATAFAAPRGVLDGAELPVVAAMEAVAGPWGGRIVLVAGVVALLSAWNAAMFAASRLLYALAQDGALPSALACVHSKNGTPANAVLFVGVIALLGGLVGRAFIEPLVQIGAMGFAVAFIGACLSSLALRRGSGAGGFPVLAAWVGVLALAGVAIYSAWTILADAGERLPEAAALALWAGLGAAMWAFARARKARVS